The Tardiphaga alba genome includes a window with the following:
- the tkt gene encoding transketolase has translation MAQVDHSKMANAIRALAMDGVQKANSGHPGLPMGAADVATVLFTQFLKFDAADPKWPDRDRFILSAGHGSMLLYALLYLTGNKEMTLDQIENFRQLHSKTPGHPENFHTSGVETTTGPLGQGVATSVGFALAERMLAAEYGDLVDHYTYVLCSDGDLMEGISHEAMALAGHLKLSKLIFLYDDNGISIDGPLSLTDSVDQVARFKAHGWNAVQIDGHDQNAIAAAIKDAQKSDRPSLIACKTTIGFGSPKRAGTSKAHGEPLGAEELAATKKALGWDYGPFEIPDDILNAWRDVGKKGATAHADWQKRFDAQPADKRDEFTRRDLHKRPAAMEGAIRELKKKLVAEPQTVATRKASELALEALVQVVPEMVIGSADLTPSNNTRTKQAIEVKTGDFKGRYVHYGIREMGMAAAMNGIALHGGFIPAGATFMCFTDYARPAMRISALAQIPVIYIMTHDSIGLGEDGPTHQPVEHLAAMRAMPNMRVFRPADTVETAECWQLAMEKTNGPTMLALSRQNLTPVRTTHHDDNLCANGGYELVAANGKAAVSIFASGSEVEIAVAAQKTLAEKGIATRVVSVPSLELLLEQPEDKQKAIIGDAPVKIAVEAAVRFGWDSVIGHDGIFIGMKGFGSSAPAKELYKLFGITPEAVVDAATRKHNAA, from the coding sequence ATGGCGCAGGTTGATCACTCGAAAATGGCCAATGCAATTCGTGCCTTGGCCATGGATGGCGTGCAGAAGGCCAATTCCGGCCATCCCGGCCTGCCCATGGGCGCCGCCGATGTCGCCACCGTGCTGTTCACCCAGTTCCTGAAATTCGACGCCGCCGATCCGAAGTGGCCGGACCGCGACCGCTTCATCCTCTCGGCCGGTCACGGCTCGATGCTGCTCTATGCCCTGCTCTACCTCACGGGCAACAAGGAGATGACGCTCGACCAGATCGAGAACTTCCGCCAGCTGCATTCCAAGACCCCGGGCCATCCGGAAAACTTCCACACCTCGGGCGTGGAAACCACCACAGGCCCGCTCGGCCAGGGCGTCGCCACCTCGGTGGGCTTCGCGCTCGCCGAGCGCATGCTGGCTGCCGAATATGGCGATCTCGTCGATCACTACACCTACGTGCTGTGCTCGGACGGCGACCTGATGGAAGGCATCAGCCACGAAGCCATGGCGCTGGCCGGCCATCTCAAGCTGTCGAAGCTGATCTTCCTGTATGACGACAACGGCATCTCCATCGACGGTCCGCTGTCGCTGACCGACAGCGTCGATCAGGTCGCGCGCTTCAAGGCCCATGGCTGGAACGCCGTGCAGATCGACGGCCACGACCAGAATGCGATCGCTGCTGCGATCAAGGATGCGCAGAAGTCGGACCGCCCGTCGCTGATCGCCTGCAAGACGACCATCGGTTTTGGCTCGCCGAAGCGCGCCGGCACCTCGAAGGCACATGGCGAACCGCTCGGCGCCGAAGAACTCGCCGCGACCAAGAAGGCGCTCGGCTGGGATTACGGCCCGTTCGAAATTCCGGACGACATTCTCAATGCCTGGCGCGATGTGGGCAAGAAGGGCGCAACTGCGCATGCCGACTGGCAGAAGCGGTTTGACGCGCAGCCGGCCGACAAGCGCGACGAATTCACCCGCCGTGATCTTCACAAGCGTCCGGCGGCAATGGAAGGCGCTATTCGCGAGCTGAAGAAGAAGCTGGTCGCCGAACCGCAGACCGTCGCGACCCGGAAGGCCAGCGAACTCGCGCTCGAAGCGCTGGTGCAGGTGGTGCCGGAAATGGTGATCGGCTCCGCCGATCTCACGCCGTCGAACAACACCCGCACCAAGCAGGCGATCGAAGTGAAGACCGGCGACTTCAAGGGCCGCTACGTTCACTACGGCATTCGCGAGATGGGCATGGCCGCCGCCATGAACGGCATCGCGCTGCATGGCGGCTTCATCCCGGCCGGCGCGACCTTCATGTGCTTCACCGACTATGCGCGCCCGGCGATGCGTATCTCGGCGCTGGCGCAGATCCCGGTCATCTACATCATGACCCACGACTCGATCGGTCTCGGCGAAGACGGCCCGACCCATCAGCCCGTGGAGCACCTCGCCGCCATGCGCGCGATGCCGAACATGCGCGTGTTCCGCCCGGCCGACACGGTGGAGACCGCCGAGTGCTGGCAGCTCGCGATGGAGAAGACCAACGGTCCGACTATGCTGGCCCTGTCGCGCCAGAACCTGACGCCAGTGCGCACCACGCATCACGACGACAATCTCTGCGCCAACGGCGGCTATGAGCTGGTCGCCGCCAATGGCAAGGCCGCCGTGTCGATCTTCGCCTCGGGTTCGGAAGTCGAGATCGCCGTCGCCGCGCAGAAGACGCTGGCCGAGAAGGGCATCGCGACCCGCGTGGTGTCCGTGCCGTCACTCGAACTGCTGCTGGAACAGCCGGAAGACAAGCAGAAGGCCATCATCGGCGATGCGCCGGTGAAGATCGCCGTCGAAGCCGCCGTGCGCTTCGGCTGGGACTCGGTGATCGGCCACGACGGTATCTTCATCGGCATGAAGGGCTTTGGCTCCAGCGCTCCGGCGAAGGAGCTCTACAAGCTGTTCGGCATCACGCCGGAAGCGGTCGTGGACGCTGCTACCCGCAAGCACAACGCGGCTTAA
- the gap gene encoding type I glyceraldehyde-3-phosphate dehydrogenase yields MAIRVSINGFGRIGRNVLRAIYESGRTDIEVVAINDLGPVETNAHLLRFDSVHGRFPGEVTVDGDSINLGKGKIKVTKERDPNALPWKDLGIDIALECTGIFSAKAKASAHLTAGAKRVLVSAPSDGADATIVYGVNHKTLTKDHLVVSNGSCTTNCLAPVAKVLNEVVGIETGFMTTIHAYTGDQPTLDTLHSDLYRGRAAAMSMIPTSTGAAKAIGLVMPELAGKLDGVSIRVPTPNVSVVDLKIIAKKATTKEEINEAIKKAAAGELKGVLGTTSHPNVSIDFNHDPHSSTFAFDQTKVQNGTLVRVLSWYDNEWGFSNRMADTAVAMGKLL; encoded by the coding sequence ATGGCGATCCGGGTTTCGATCAACGGTTTTGGCCGCATCGGCCGCAACGTGCTGCGGGCGATCTACGAGTCGGGCCGCACTGACATCGAAGTGGTCGCCATCAACGATCTCGGGCCGGTCGAAACCAATGCCCATCTGCTGCGCTTCGACAGCGTGCATGGCCGTTTCCCTGGCGAAGTCACCGTCGATGGCGACAGCATCAATCTCGGCAAGGGCAAGATCAAGGTCACCAAGGAGCGCGATCCGAATGCGCTGCCGTGGAAGGATCTCGGCATCGACATCGCGCTCGAATGCACCGGCATCTTCTCGGCCAAGGCGAAGGCCTCGGCGCATCTGACCGCCGGCGCCAAGCGCGTTCTGGTTTCGGCGCCGTCGGACGGCGCCGATGCGACCATCGTTTACGGCGTCAACCACAAGACCCTGACCAAGGATCATCTGGTCGTCTCCAACGGTTCGTGCACCACCAACTGCCTGGCGCCGGTCGCCAAGGTGCTCAATGAAGTCGTCGGCATCGAAACCGGCTTCATGACCACGATCCACGCTTATACCGGCGACCAGCCGACCCTCGACACCCTGCACAGCGATCTCTATCGCGGCCGTGCGGCTGCCATGTCGATGATCCCGACATCGACAGGCGCCGCCAAGGCCATCGGCCTGGTGATGCCTGAACTGGCCGGCAAGCTCGACGGCGTCTCGATCCGCGTGCCAACCCCGAATGTCTCGGTCGTCGATCTCAAGATCATCGCCAAGAAGGCGACGACCAAGGAAGAGATCAACGAAGCCATCAAGAAGGCCGCCGCCGGCGAACTGAAGGGCGTGCTCGGCACCACTTCGCATCCGAATGTGTCGATCGACTTCAACCACGATCCGCACTCGTCGACCTTCGCTTTCGACCAGACCAAGGTGCAGAACGGCACGCTGGTGCGTGTGCTCTCCTGGTATGACAACGAGTGGGGCTTCTCCAACCGCATGGCCGATACGGCCGTCGCGATGGGCAAGCTGCTCTAA
- a CDS encoding phosphoglycerate kinase — translation MTNSFRTLDDVDVKGKRVLVRVDLNVPMDSGKVTDATRLERIAPTITGISDKGGKVILLAHFGRPKGRDEKNSLKPVAAALANVLNKQIAFADDCIGEPAQKAVAAMKDGDILCLENTRFHAGEEKNDPAFVAELAKLGDIWVNDAFSAAHRAHATTEGLGHKLPAYAGRTMQAELDALGKALDAPKRPVIAVVGGAKVSTKIDLLENLVSKVQALVIGGGMANTFLHAQGIGVGKSLCEKDLAPTALRILEKAEAAGCAIILPVDATVAFKFEANTPSQAYGLDAIPEDGMILDVGPQSIERIHAAIDDAATLVWNGPVGAFEIAPFDRGTVVAAKHAAKRTKEGKLISVAGGGDTVAALNHAGVADDFTYISTAGGAFLEWMEGKPLPGVEVLKK, via the coding sequence ATGACCAATTCTTTCCGCACCCTCGATGATGTCGATGTGAAGGGTAAGCGCGTTCTCGTGCGCGTCGATCTCAACGTCCCCATGGACAGCGGCAAGGTCACCGACGCGACGAGGCTCGAGCGCATCGCGCCGACCATCACCGGCATTTCCGACAAAGGCGGCAAGGTCATCCTGCTCGCGCATTTCGGCCGCCCCAAGGGCCGCGACGAGAAGAACTCGCTGAAGCCGGTCGCTGCCGCGCTCGCCAATGTCCTCAACAAGCAGATCGCCTTCGCCGATGATTGCATCGGCGAGCCCGCCCAGAAAGCCGTGGCCGCGATGAAGGATGGCGACATCCTGTGCCTGGAAAACACCCGCTTCCACGCCGGCGAGGAAAAGAACGATCCGGCTTTCGTGGCCGAACTCGCAAAACTCGGCGACATCTGGGTCAATGACGCCTTCTCCGCCGCACATCGCGCGCACGCCACCACCGAAGGCCTCGGCCACAAGCTGCCGGCCTATGCCGGCCGCACCATGCAGGCCGAGCTCGATGCGCTCGGCAAGGCGCTGGACGCGCCGAAGCGCCCGGTGATTGCTGTCGTCGGCGGCGCAAAAGTCTCGACCAAGATCGACCTGCTGGAAAACCTCGTCAGCAAGGTGCAAGCGCTGGTGATCGGCGGCGGCATGGCTAACACCTTCCTGCATGCGCAGGGCATCGGCGTCGGCAAGTCCCTGTGCGAAAAGGATCTCGCGCCAACCGCGCTGCGCATTCTGGAAAAGGCGGAAGCCGCGGGCTGCGCGATCATCCTGCCGGTGGACGCGACCGTCGCGTTCAAGTTCGAAGCCAATACGCCGTCGCAGGCTTATGGCCTCGATGCGATCCCGGAAGACGGCATGATCCTCGATGTCGGCCCGCAATCAATCGAGCGCATTCATGCGGCCATCGACGACGCGGCGACGCTGGTGTGGAATGGCCCGGTGGGCGCGTTCGAGATCGCGCCATTCGACCGCGGCACGGTGGTCGCAGCCAAGCATGCCGCCAAGCGCACCAAGGAAGGCAAGCTGATCTCGGTGGCCGGCGGTGGCGACACCGTGGCGGCGCTCAACCATGCCGGTGTGGCCGACGATTTCACCTATATCTCGACAGCCGGCGGCGCCTTCCTCGAATGGATGGAAGGCAAGCCGCTGCCGGGCGTCGAAGTGCTGAAGAAGTAA
- the fba gene encoding class II fructose-bisphosphate aldolase (catalyzes the reversible aldol condensation of dihydroxyacetonephosphate and glyceraldehyde 3-phosphate in the Calvin cycle, glycolysis, and/or gluconeogenesis) translates to MARITLRQLLDHAAENDYGVPAFNINNMEQALAIMEAANSVDAPVIIQASRGARSYANDIMLKHMMDAVTEIYPHIPVCVHLDHGNEAATCMTAIQAGFTSVMMDGSLKADGKTPGDWDYNVGVTKTVTDMAHLGGISVEGELGVLGSLETGEGEAEDGHGAEGKLSHDQLLTNPDEAVKFVKETQVDALAIAMGTSHGAYKFTRKPDGDILAMNVIEEIHRKLPNTHLVMHGSSSVPQDLQDIINKFGGQMKPTWGVPVAEIQRGIKHGVRKINIDTDNRMAMTGQIRKILSENPSEFDPRKYLKPAMEAMTKLCKQRLQEFNTAGQASKVKRVLTTAEMAKRYASGELNAKIA, encoded by the coding sequence ATGGCCCGTATCACGTTGCGTCAACTGCTCGATCATGCGGCGGAAAACGACTACGGCGTACCGGCCTTCAACATCAACAATATGGAGCAGGCGCTGGCCATCATGGAAGCCGCCAACTCCGTGGATGCGCCGGTCATCATCCAGGCATCGCGCGGCGCCCGCTCCTATGCCAACGACATCATGCTGAAGCACATGATGGACGCCGTCACTGAAATCTATCCCCACATTCCCGTCTGCGTGCATCTCGACCACGGTAATGAAGCCGCGACCTGCATGACCGCGATCCAGGCCGGCTTCACCTCGGTGATGATGGACGGCTCGCTGAAGGCCGATGGCAAGACGCCGGGCGACTGGGACTACAATGTCGGCGTCACCAAGACCGTGACCGACATGGCGCATCTCGGCGGCATCTCGGTGGAAGGCGAGCTCGGCGTGCTCGGCTCGCTGGAGACCGGCGAAGGCGAGGCCGAAGACGGCCACGGCGCCGAAGGCAAGCTGTCGCATGACCAGCTACTGACCAATCCCGACGAAGCCGTGAAATTCGTCAAGGAGACCCAGGTGGACGCGCTGGCGATCGCCATGGGCACCTCGCACGGCGCCTATAAGTTCACCCGCAAGCCGGACGGCGACATCCTCGCTATGAACGTGATCGAGGAAATCCACCGCAAGCTGCCGAACACGCATCTGGTGATGCACGGCTCGTCCTCGGTGCCGCAGGATCTGCAGGACATCATCAACAAGTTCGGCGGCCAGATGAAGCCGACCTGGGGCGTGCCGGTGGCCGAGATCCAGCGCGGCATCAAGCATGGCGTGCGCAAGATCAATATCGACACCGACAACCGCATGGCGATGACCGGCCAGATCCGCAAGATCCTGTCCGAGAATCCCAGCGAATTCGATCCGCGCAAATATCTGAAGCCGGCGATGGAAGCGATGACCAAGCTCTGCAAGCAGCGCCTGCAGGAATTCAACACCGCCGGCCAGGCCAGCAAGGTCAAGCGCGTGCTGACCACTGCGGAAATGGCCAAGCGCTATGCCTCAGGCGAGTTGAACGCCAAGATCGCCTGA
- a CDS encoding antitoxin MazE family protein — MATGAERVRKHREKMKAAGLKSVTIWVPDVNSPEYREALARDIAAINASESEQEILRELSDIEIEGWKWE; from the coding sequence ATGGCCACAGGCGCAGAACGGGTCCGCAAGCACCGCGAAAAGATGAAGGCCGCCGGCTTGAAGTCGGTGACCATCTGGGTGCCGGATGTAAATTCGCCGGAATACCGGGAAGCTCTTGCGCGCGATATCGCAGCGATAAATGCCAGCGAGAGCGAGCAAGAAATTCTCCGCGAGCTTTCAGATATCGAGATCGAAGGCTGGAAGTGGGAATGA
- a CDS encoding type II toxin-antitoxin system PemK/MazF family toxin translates to MKRGDLVTAVLGRDYGKPRPAIVVQADICLELPLITVVPLTSHSLPLSGLRILLEPSPANGLRQTSRVMIDKINTIPERKLVLLSATCPMTTWTGLTALSPFSSDLPDIRRYCP, encoded by the coding sequence ATGAAACGGGGCGATTTGGTTACCGCGGTCCTCGGAAGAGACTACGGCAAACCACGTCCCGCGATCGTTGTTCAAGCGGACATTTGTCTAGAACTTCCGCTCATTACCGTGGTCCCGCTCACGTCGCACTCATTACCGCTAAGCGGCTTACGCATTCTGCTGGAACCGAGCCCCGCCAACGGACTTCGTCAAACGTCCCGAGTTATGATCGACAAGATCAACACTATCCCCGAGAGAAAATTGGTCCTGTTATCGGCTACCTGTCCGATGACGACATGGACCGGGTTAACCGCGCTCTCGCCGTTTTCCTCGGATTTGCCTGACATCCGTCGTTATTGTCCGTAA
- a CDS encoding class I fructose-bisphosphate aldolase: MNLANLNKIARAMVAPGKGLLAADESSGTIKKRFDAIGVASTEESRRDYREMLFRAREAMSSAISGVILYDETIWQDAKDGTPLVKLIQDAGAIPGIKVDEGTQPLPNCPGELITTGLDKLAERLPKYYERGARFAKWRAVIDIGKSSSNSPIPSMTAISVNAHALARYAALCQAAQIVPIVEPEVLMDGDHDIDRCVEVTTRVLNKTFQELRVQRVALEGMILKPNMAIAGKKSNKQAGVSEVAEKTVRMLKNCVPASVPGIAFLSGGQSDEDATAHLDAMNKIGGLPWPLTFSYGRALQAAPQKAWAGKAENIQAGQNAFTHRARMNSLAASGTWTAEHEKAV, translated from the coding sequence ATGAACCTCGCCAATCTCAACAAAATCGCCCGCGCCATGGTTGCGCCGGGCAAGGGCTTGCTGGCTGCGGACGAGTCGTCGGGCACCATCAAGAAGCGCTTCGATGCCATCGGCGTGGCCTCCACCGAGGAGAGCCGCCGCGACTATCGCGAGATGCTGTTCCGCGCCCGCGAGGCCATGAGCAGCGCGATTTCGGGCGTGATCCTCTACGATGAAACGATCTGGCAGGACGCCAAGGACGGCACGCCGCTGGTCAAGCTGATCCAGGACGCAGGCGCCATTCCCGGCATCAAGGTCGATGAAGGCACACAGCCCCTTCCGAACTGCCCGGGCGAGCTGATCACCACCGGCCTCGACAAGCTCGCCGAGCGGCTGCCGAAATATTACGAGCGCGGTGCGCGTTTCGCCAAATGGCGCGCGGTGATCGATATTGGCAAATCTTCTTCAAACAGTCCCATTCCGTCGATGACCGCGATCTCCGTCAATGCCCATGCACTGGCGCGCTATGCGGCGCTGTGCCAGGCCGCGCAGATCGTGCCCATTGTCGAGCCCGAAGTGCTGATGGACGGCGACCACGACATCGATCGCTGCGTCGAGGTCACGACGCGCGTGCTCAACAAGACGTTCCAGGAATTGCGCGTCCAGCGTGTCGCGCTGGAAGGCATGATCCTGAAGCCGAACATGGCCATCGCCGGCAAGAAATCGAATAAACAGGCCGGTGTCAGCGAAGTCGCCGAGAAGACCGTACGCATGTTGAAGAACTGCGTGCCCGCTTCCGTGCCCGGCATCGCCTTCCTGTCCGGCGGCCAGTCGGATGAAGATGCCACCGCGCATCTCGATGCGATGAACAAAATCGGCGGACTGCCCTGGCCGCTCACCTTTTCTTATGGCCGCGCGTTGCAAGCTGCGCCGCAGAAAGCATGGGCTGGCAAGGCTGAGAATATCCAGGCCGGCCAGAACGCATTCACTCATCGCGCGCGGATGAATTCGCTCGCGGCATCCGGCACATGGACTGCCGAACACGAAAAGGCTGTATGA
- a CDS encoding thiamine phosphate synthase encodes MAAKPPAPPAPRLYLSTPVIEDPAALVGTLSALLGKADIAAVLLRLAPSDPRSLTTRIKAVAQVVQNADAALLVEGHADLVARGGADGAHLPGLAPMQEALPSLKPDWIAGCGGLTTRHHAMSAGEAGADYVLFGEPDAKGQRPSADAIAERLEWWAELFEPPCVGYAASLEEAEQFAAAGADFVLVGDLIWNDKRGTAAALVDVEQAIKQGHAALLERLKAAQD; translated from the coding sequence TTGGCTGCGAAACCTCCAGCGCCCCCCGCTCCGCGGCTTTATCTCTCGACGCCCGTGATTGAAGACCCGGCCGCGTTGGTCGGCACGCTGTCCGCCCTGCTCGGCAAGGCTGATATCGCCGCCGTGCTGCTGCGCCTTGCGCCATCCGATCCGCGCAGCCTCACCACACGTATCAAGGCTGTCGCGCAGGTTGTCCAAAATGCCGATGCCGCGCTGCTGGTCGAAGGCCATGCGGATCTCGTCGCCCGCGGTGGCGCCGATGGCGCACATCTGCCGGGCCTGGCGCCGATGCAGGAGGCCTTGCCATCGCTGAAGCCCGACTGGATTGCTGGCTGCGGCGGGCTGACGACGCGGCACCATGCCATGTCGGCCGGCGAAGCCGGTGCTGACTACGTGCTGTTCGGCGAGCCCGACGCCAAGGGCCAGCGCCCGTCCGCAGATGCCATTGCCGAACGACTGGAATGGTGGGCCGAACTGTTCGAGCCACCATGCGTCGGCTATGCGGCTTCGCTCGAGGAAGCCGAACAGTTTGCTGCCGCCGGCGCGGATTTCGTGCTGGTCGGCGATCTGATCTGGAACGACAAGCGCGGCACTGCTGCCGCACTCGTCGATGTCGAACAGGCGATCAAGCAGGGCCATGCCGCTCTTCTCGAACGCCTCAAGGCAGCACAGGACTAA
- a CDS encoding inositol monophosphatase family protein, with product MINSALMNVMVKAARRAGRSLKRDLGEIEHLQVSLKGPANFVSLADKRAEEMLYTDLNKARPGYGFLGEEGGTREGTDKSHTWIVDPLDGTTNFLHGIPQFAISIGLAREGQIIAGVIYNPGNEELYMAEKGAGAFLNDSRLRVAGRQQLHDCVIACGLPHIGRGDFELSRNEMAALQPKVAGLRRFGAASLDMAFVAAGRLDGYWERNLQPWDVAAGIIMIKEAGGLVSDIDGGDLLKTGDVACGNEVVHNSLVKILRPLSRK from the coding sequence ATGATCAATTCGGCCCTTATGAACGTCATGGTGAAGGCCGCCCGCCGCGCCGGCCGCAGCCTCAAGCGTGACCTCGGCGAGATCGAGCATCTGCAGGTCTCCCTGAAGGGCCCCGCCAACTTCGTCTCACTCGCCGACAAGCGCGCCGAGGAGATGCTCTATACGGATCTCAACAAGGCCCGCCCCGGCTATGGCTTCCTCGGCGAGGAAGGCGGCACCCGCGAGGGCACCGACAAGAGCCACACCTGGATCGTCGATCCGCTCGACGGCACCACCAATTTCCTGCACGGCATCCCGCAATTCGCCATCTCGATCGGCCTCGCACGCGAAGGCCAGATCATTGCCGGCGTGATCTACAATCCCGGCAATGAAGAACTCTACATGGCCGAGAAGGGCGCCGGCGCCTTCCTGAACGACAGCCGCCTGCGTGTCGCCGGCCGCCAGCAGTTGCATGATTGCGTCATCGCCTGCGGCCTGCCGCATATCGGCCGCGGCGACTTCGAACTGTCACGCAACGAAATGGCCGCCCTTCAGCCCAAGGTCGCCGGCCTCCGCCGTTTCGGCGCTGCTTCGCTGGATATGGCCTTTGTCGCGGCTGGTCGTCTCGACGGTTACTGGGAGCGCAACCTGCAGCCCTGGGACGTCGCGGCCGGCATTATCATGATCAAGGAAGCCGGCGGCCTCGTCAGCGACATCGATGGCGGCGACCTGCTGAAGACCGGCGATGTGGCATGCGGCAATGAAGTCGTCCACAATTCGCTGGTGAAAATCCTGCGGCCGCTGTCGCGGAAGTAA